A genomic window from Sebaldella sp. S0638 includes:
- a CDS encoding N-acetylmuramoyl-L-alanine amidase family protein, with product MKYNEVIKRHLPVNKKRTGKKLDFKWITVHNTGNPKSSADNERRWLDNPENTTSTGWHIVLDGKEAIEAIPLDEIAYHAGTSEGNSTSIGIEICDSAGTAAEKQAVELIADLLIIKKWGIDKVRTHKSWSGKICPHIILPRWNQFTADIEEEIKRQKSLSNNENNSKKEVELFDKSGNLLGKIIV from the coding sequence ATGAAATATAACGAAGTAATAAAAAGGCATCTTCCTGTTAACAAAAAAAGAACAGGAAAAAAACTGGATTTTAAATGGATCACTGTTCATAATACCGGCAATCCTAAAAGCAGTGCTGATAATGAAAGACGCTGGCTTGATAATCCTGAGAATACTACGTCTACAGGCTGGCACATTGTATTAGACGGAAAAGAAGCTATTGAAGCGATTCCTTTGGATGAAATAGCCTATCATGCAGGTACCAGCGAAGGTAATTCCACAAGTATCGGGATAGAAATATGCGACAGTGCCGGAACTGCTGCTGAAAAACAAGCTGTTGAGCTGATTGCTGATCTTTTGATTATAAAAAAATGGGGAATTGATAAAGTCCGTACACATAAATCATGGAGCGGAAAAATATGTCCGCATATTATTTTACCAAGATGGAATCAGTTTACTGCTGACATTGAAGAAGAGATAAAAAGGCAAAAATCACTTTCCAATAATGAAAATAATTCAAAAAAAGAAGTGGAACTCTTTGATAAATCGGGAAATTTACTGGGAAAAATCATAGTGTAA
- a CDS encoding MarR family transcriptional regulator: protein MKKQYKEYKVFDKDISEFVLPDEQNFYSYEEFKIETIEDIDDINIADLKEFLNEKIETGAFIDFLEKLCRNRLLKIIPMLVLDEKEFFVYDSFYKNKETQSEIGKKLGVTRQSVNKVVKKINDKFDYAGKNITLHYYEEIM from the coding sequence ATGAAGAAACAATATAAAGAATACAAAGTTTTTGATAAAGATATTTCTGAATTTGTTCTTCCTGATGAGCAAAACTTTTATTCATATGAAGAATTCAAAATAGAAACTATTGAAGATATTGATGATATCAATATTGCCGACCTGAAGGAATTTTTAAATGAAAAAATAGAAACCGGGGCTTTTATTGATTTTCTTGAAAAACTGTGCAGAAACAGACTTTTGAAAATAATTCCCATGCTTGTTTTGGATGAAAAAGAATTTTTTGTTTATGACTCGTTTTACAAGAATAAGGAAACTCAGTCTGAGATCGGGAAAAAGCTTGGGGTTACACGGCAGTCAGTGAATAAAGTAGTAAAAAAGATAAATGATAAATTCGATTATGCGGGGAAAAATATAACTCTGCACTATTATGAAGAAATAATGTAA
- a CDS encoding S24 family peptidase, translated as MNKLEALGNKIRELREKKNWSLDRLSEELEKEEIEIVPSTLFRIEKGQRKKIDTLLLLGLSKILNYNFFQMLDSQIFRSEDYIELDDQKLYIYGFASAGNGYLDITDYEIMEVSLPKNIRHKKGLFGIKVHGESMEPEFFNNDILILDPSCPEWEELNNKVIVVDLNGERYVKLLKYYNDGRAYLFSYNEIYPPIQITESDNIKCIGKVVYSFRSYS; from the coding sequence ATGAATAAATTAGAAGCTCTTGGTAATAAAATCAGAGAATTGCGTGAGAAAAAAAACTGGTCTCTTGACAGACTTTCGGAAGAACTTGAGAAAGAAGAAATCGAAATTGTCCCTTCTACTTTATTTAGAATAGAAAAAGGACAAAGAAAAAAAATCGACACTTTGCTTCTTCTTGGTCTTTCCAAGATTTTGAATTATAATTTTTTTCAGATGCTTGACAGTCAGATTTTCAGATCTGAAGATTATATTGAACTGGATGATCAGAAATTGTATATTTACGGTTTTGCCTCTGCGGGAAACGGATATCTGGATATTACGGACTATGAAATTATGGAAGTTTCTCTTCCGAAAAATATCAGACATAAAAAAGGACTTTTCGGAATTAAAGTTCACGGTGAAAGTATGGAACCTGAATTTTTTAATAATGATATTCTTATCCTTGATCCTTCGTGTCCTGAATGGGAAGAATTAAACAACAAAGTCATTGTTGTAGATCTGAACGGAGAAAGATATGTAAAGCTTTTGAAGTATTATAATGACGGCAGAGCTTATCTTTTCAGCTATAATGAAATTTACCCCCCTATTCAGATCACAGAGAGCGATAATATTAAGTGTATTGGAAAAGTCGTTTACAGTTTTAGATCTTATTCGTAA
- a CDS encoding DUF5362 domain-containing protein has translation MNDLEELYSKSNFDTSKEKSMTVQLDEIFKKKLRFLGTFQQVIGILGIIYGAFACIGIITAIIGVPVIIIGLKVFKAGGAYKASLLNANGEELKNALCETSDAAKLYLIVLIVFIVLYILFFIIIMVVMIAALSQSNYYY, from the coding sequence ATGAACGATTTAGAAGAATTATATTCAAAAAGCAATTTTGATACCTCAAAAGAAAAGTCAATGACAGTTCAGCTGGATGAAATATTTAAGAAAAAACTCAGATTTCTGGGAACTTTTCAGCAGGTCATAGGAATTCTGGGTATTATATACGGGGCATTTGCCTGTATTGGAATAATAACAGCAATAATAGGTGTTCCTGTAATTATAATAGGATTGAAAGTATTCAAGGCAGGCGGGGCTTATAAAGCTTCATTATTAAATGCTAACGGCGAAGAATTGAAAAACGCATTATGTGAAACTTCAGATGCTGCCAAGCTGTATTTAATAGTGCTAATCGTATTTATCGTACTTTATATTCTTTTTTTCATTATTATTATGGTAGTAATGATAGCGGCATTATCTCAGTCTAATTATTATTATTAA
- a CDS encoding TMEM175 family protein — MFGKSRVEAFSDGVLAIVITIMVLELKAPHKADISELAELFPKFFSYVLSFIYVAIYWNNHHHMFSTVERINGKILWANTHLLFWLSLIPFATSWMGETKFSNISAVLYGFVLLMCSIAYHIVQSSIIHLQGENSKLKKAVGKDKKGMISPLLYILGIIFGIFAPVISLVIYTGVAILWTIPDKRIEKMNFLE, encoded by the coding sequence ATGTTTGGGAAGAGCAGAGTGGAAGCATTTAGCGACGGGGTTTTGGCAATAGTTATTACAATAATGGTTCTGGAGTTAAAGGCTCCGCATAAAGCGGATATTTCAGAGTTGGCAGAGCTTTTTCCGAAATTTTTCAGTTATGTACTCAGCTTTATATATGTGGCAATATATTGGAATAACCACCATCATATGTTTTCCACAGTAGAAAGAATAAACGGAAAAATTTTGTGGGCAAATACCCACCTGCTGTTCTGGCTTTCATTAATACCATTTGCGACGAGCTGGATGGGTGAGACCAAATTTTCAAATATTTCTGCCGTACTGTACGGATTTGTCCTCTTAATGTGCTCGATAGCTTATCATATAGTCCAAAGTTCAATAATACATCTTCAGGGAGAAAATTCAAAACTGAAAAAAGCTGTAGGAAAGGACAAGAAGGGGATGATATCACCATTACTTTATATTCTCGGGATTATTTTCGGAATATTTGCCCCGGTGATTTCTCTTGTAATTTATACAGGGGTTGCGATTTTATGGACTATACCTGATAAACGTATTGAAAAAATGAATTTTTTAGAGTAA